The Streptococcus sp. oral taxon 431 nucleotide sequence ATATCCTTGCCTTTGAATAGGATAGCACCTTCGACTGGGCTATCAAGTCCTGCTAAGAGAGATAAGAGTGTTGACTTCCCAGCTCCTGATTCTCCGATAATACTATAAAACTTACCAGGTTCAAAATCGTAATTGATTTTATATAATACTGCTTCTGCAGTGTTTTTATAACGATAAGTAAGATCTTGTAATTGTAGTAAAGTCATGATTTCTCCTTTATTAACTGATGGATGATAAAATTTCTTTCGGTGATTTTCTAAATAAAAATAGGAAACAAAGTGCAACTGACAAGCAGCTGATGATAAGTAGGAAAATATAAGATTCTCCAAATGATAGAAGACTTGTTGAAAGATTCGTTGCTTTTGCTAGCGTATCTTGTAATGCAGCTTGGTCGCCGCTTGCAAGTACAGTCTTCAAGAGATAGGAAGTAATAGCATTCCCAGCTACAAATGCCGGCAAAATAGATGCCAATGAAACTAGGATGACTTCTAGGCAGAATTGGCTAAAGATTGCTATTTTCCCTTTACCTAGTGCCAATAAAATACCAACCTCGTAGACTCGCTCTCGTAACCAAAGTGACAAGACCAAGATCAGCGCTCCTACACCAGCAATCATAATGCCATAGAGGAAAATCTGTAGGAAGGTTTGGAAGGTCGAAACTGAATCCTTGATTTGTTCAAAGACCTTATTTTCCTTTTCAACTTGGAACCCTTGGTTTCCCAGAGATAGTTTTTCAACCTCTTGAATGATGCCATCCATATCTTTTGGATTTTCGAGATAGAAACGAGCTGCAGTGACTTGATCTTCCTTATTTCTAAGAAGAGTTTGGCTACTTTCGTAGTCTGTATAGACCATATTTTCACTAAAGTCTGATGATAGACCGGTGAATTTCTCTTGCTTCTGACCTGAGAAAATACCTACGATTTCATAGTCTAGCATTTGTCCACTATTTTCTTCTACTTGACCAGGATTTAAGCTAATCTTATCTCCTACTTTTAGATTGTTTTTCTTGGCTAAATCTTCGTGGATTAAGATTTTTTTTCGATCCCCTTTTTCGATATGTCTTCCTTCTTTAAGGGTAAAGGCGGAACTTGTAAAAG carries:
- a CDS encoding ABC transporter permease, translating into MNPTQRAWAYVSRKRLRSLILFLILFVLLAGISACLTLMKSNKTVENNLYLSLNTSFSIKRIEADQTFQLSQLDELKQIKGLERISPELETIAKLTDKEVVTGEQSIQRDDLTEAEKNLISLIALEDSSKDVSFTSSAFTLKEGRHIEKGDRKKILIHEDLAKKNNLKVGDKISLNPGQVEENSGQMLDYEIVGIFSGQKQEKFTGLSSDFSENMVYTDYESSQTLLRNKEDQVTAARFYLENPKDMDGIIQEVEKLSLGNQGFQVEKENKVFEQIKDSVSTFQTFLQIFLYGIMIAGVGALILVLSLWLRERVYEVGILLALGKGKIAIFSQFCLEVILVSLASILPAFVAGNAITSYLLKTVLASGDQAALQDTLAKATNLSTSLLSFGESYIFLLIISCLSVALCFLFLFRKSPKEILSSIS